A genome region from Nitrospirota bacterium includes the following:
- the carB gene encoding carbamoyl-phosphate synthase large subunit, with translation MPRRTDIKSILLIGSGPIVIGQACEFDYSGTQACKALREEGYRVILINSNPATIMTDPELADRTYVEPITAEVVEKVIERERPDALLPTMGGQTALNATMALVKRGTLEKYGVKLIGASAEAIHKAEDREAFKHAMQRIGLRVPTSGTAHTREEAIKILEQVGFPAIIRPSFTMGGTGGNIAYNREEFEKLIDWALAMSPVSQVLIEQSLIGWKEYELEVMRDLKDNVVIICPIENLDPMGVHTGDSITVAPAMTLSDKEYQRMRDAAIRIMREIGVDTGGSNVQFGLDPKNGDMVVIEMNPRVSRSSALASKATGFPIAKIAAKLAVGYTLDEITNDITGVTKASFEPTIDYVVVKIPRFAFQKFRGADPTLTTQMKSVGEVMAIGRTFKEALQKAIRSLELNMNGFSSREGLDRGIPEGFDRPQALERVRQHLRTPIAERLWHVADGMRLGLSNDDLFALTMIDPWFLEQVRELIQFEAVLVAQAGKKPAALEESLLWEAKEQGFSDDRIAQLIGSTSASIRKQRTRAGQGKRGVTYKRVDTCAAEFEAHTPYLYSTYGSECEARPTDRKKVIILGGGPNRIGQGIEFDYCCVHAVMALREEGIESIMVNCNPETVSTDYDTSDRLYFEPLTEEDVLNIVEREQPLGVVLQFGGQTPLKLALPLSKAGVRILGTSPDAIDRAEDRERFRDLLNKLGLRQAESGMARSVDESIRIAAQISYPVMVRPSYVLGGRSMQIVYDESGLLEYMKSAVKASPKHPVLIDKYLSDAIEVDADAISDGTNVVVAGIMEHIEEAGVHSGDSACSLPPYSLDQSVVEEIRRQMKALALELGVIGLMNAQFAIKDKTIYVLEVNPRGSRTVPFVSKAIGVPLAKLAMKTMVGKTLPELGLVEAPAPAHLSVKESVFPFNKFPGVDVLLGPEMKSTGEVMGIDQDFGWAFAKSQAGAGAPLPKGGTAFISVKESDRPAALDVVQQLQRLGFAIEATRGTAAYLREHGVQAETVNKVKEGRPHIVDHIKNGQVALVVNTVRTASAHADSLSIRREALNKGLAYYTTIRGARAAVMGIEAILKTELTIRSLQEYHHHS, from the coding sequence GTGCCAAGGCGAACAGATATTAAATCCATTTTGTTGATCGGGTCTGGGCCGATCGTGATCGGTCAGGCCTGTGAGTTCGACTATTCCGGTACGCAGGCCTGCAAAGCACTGAGGGAAGAAGGCTACCGGGTCATTCTCATCAACAGCAACCCGGCGACGATCATGACCGATCCCGAGTTGGCCGATCGGACCTATGTGGAGCCGATTACTGCTGAGGTGGTCGAGAAAGTGATCGAGCGTGAGCGTCCTGACGCCTTGCTCCCGACCATGGGAGGACAGACCGCGTTGAATGCGACGATGGCCTTGGTCAAGCGAGGGACGCTCGAAAAGTATGGGGTCAAGTTGATCGGTGCGTCCGCCGAAGCGATTCATAAGGCCGAGGATCGCGAAGCGTTCAAACATGCGATGCAGCGAATCGGGTTGCGCGTGCCAACCAGCGGAACGGCGCATACCCGTGAAGAAGCCATCAAGATCCTCGAGCAGGTTGGATTCCCGGCGATCATTCGGCCGTCGTTTACCATGGGCGGAACCGGTGGAAACATCGCCTATAATCGGGAAGAGTTTGAAAAGCTGATCGACTGGGCCTTGGCCATGAGCCCGGTCAGCCAAGTGCTGATTGAGCAGTCGCTCATCGGGTGGAAAGAATATGAACTTGAGGTGATGCGGGACCTGAAGGACAATGTCGTCATTATCTGTCCGATCGAAAATCTGGACCCGATGGGCGTGCATACAGGCGACAGCATCACCGTCGCTCCGGCGATGACACTCTCGGACAAAGAGTATCAACGCATGCGGGATGCTGCGATTCGGATTATGCGTGAAATCGGCGTCGATACCGGCGGATCGAACGTCCAATTCGGTCTGGATCCTAAAAATGGCGACATGGTGGTCATTGAAATGAATCCTCGTGTATCGAGGAGTTCCGCGCTCGCGTCGAAAGCCACGGGCTTTCCCATCGCCAAGATCGCCGCGAAGCTCGCCGTGGGCTACACGTTGGATGAAATCACCAATGACATCACCGGTGTGACCAAAGCCTCCTTCGAACCGACGATCGACTATGTGGTGGTAAAGATCCCTCGCTTTGCGTTCCAGAAGTTCCGTGGAGCCGATCCGACCCTCACGACGCAGATGAAGTCCGTGGGCGAAGTGATGGCGATCGGGCGAACCTTTAAAGAAGCCTTACAGAAAGCGATTCGTTCGCTGGAATTGAACATGAACGGGTTCTCCTCGCGGGAGGGGTTGGACCGAGGCATTCCTGAAGGGTTCGATCGGCCTCAAGCGCTAGAGCGGGTACGCCAACATCTGCGGACTCCGATTGCGGAGCGGCTGTGGCATGTTGCCGACGGCATGCGACTCGGTCTGTCCAACGACGACCTCTTTGCCCTCACGATGATTGACCCTTGGTTTCTGGAGCAGGTTCGTGAGCTGATCCAATTTGAAGCGGTGCTGGTCGCTCAGGCGGGAAAGAAACCGGCTGCGCTGGAGGAGTCGCTTCTGTGGGAAGCCAAAGAACAAGGATTTTCTGACGATCGTATCGCACAGCTCATCGGTTCCACGTCAGCCTCGATTAGGAAGCAGCGGACCCGTGCAGGCCAGGGCAAAAGAGGGGTGACCTATAAACGCGTCGATACGTGCGCGGCAGAGTTTGAAGCCCATACCCCCTATCTCTATTCGACGTACGGAAGCGAATGTGAAGCGCGTCCGACAGACCGGAAGAAAGTCATCATCCTCGGGGGAGGGCCGAATCGTATCGGGCAGGGGATCGAATTCGACTACTGCTGTGTCCATGCGGTGATGGCGCTTCGCGAAGAAGGCATCGAATCGATCATGGTGAATTGTAATCCCGAAACGGTGAGTACCGACTACGACACCTCGGATCGTCTCTATTTTGAGCCGTTGACTGAGGAGGACGTTCTCAATATCGTGGAGCGTGAGCAGCCGCTAGGCGTCGTTTTACAGTTCGGCGGGCAGACGCCACTCAAGCTCGCGCTGCCCCTGTCCAAGGCCGGAGTGCGAATTCTGGGCACGAGTCCTGATGCGATCGATCGAGCAGAAGACCGAGAACGATTCCGCGACCTCTTGAATAAGCTCGGGCTCCGTCAAGCGGAGAGCGGCATGGCCCGATCCGTTGACGAGTCCATTCGGATCGCCGCACAGATCAGCTATCCGGTCATGGTGCGGCCATCATATGTGCTGGGCGGGCGATCCATGCAGATCGTCTACGACGAATCCGGCTTGTTGGAATACATGAAGTCGGCCGTGAAAGCCTCTCCGAAACATCCCGTGCTGATCGACAAGTATCTGTCGGATGCGATTGAAGTCGATGCCGATGCCATTTCTGACGGCACGAATGTCGTGGTGGCTGGAATCATGGAGCATATCGAAGAAGCCGGCGTCCATTCGGGAGATTCGGCCTGTTCATTGCCGCCTTACTCGCTCGACCAGAGCGTGGTCGAAGAAATTCGTCGACAAATGAAGGCGTTGGCGCTGGAGCTTGGCGTGATCGGCCTGATGAATGCGCAATTTGCGATTAAAGACAAGACGATCTATGTGTTGGAGGTGAATCCTCGCGGCTCGCGCACCGTGCCGTTCGTCAGCAAAGCCATCGGGGTGCCGTTGGCCAAGCTGGCGATGAAGACTATGGTGGGGAAGACCCTTCCTGAGCTGGGGCTGGTCGAGGCACCTGCGCCCGCACATCTGTCGGTGAAAGAATCCGTCTTCCCCTTCAATAAGTTTCCGGGGGTGGATGTCCTCTTGGGGCCGGAGATGAAGTCGACCGGAGAAGTGATGGGCATCGATCAGGATTTTGGATGGGCCTTTGCGAAGTCTCAGGCAGGCGCCGGTGCGCCTCTGCCGAAGGGAGGTACGGCCTTCATCAGCGTGAAGGAGAGCGATCGTCCTGCGGCGTTGGACGTCGTGCAGCAACTGCAGCGGTTGGGGTTTGCCATTGAAGCCACGCGTGGAACGGCAGCCTATTTACGCGAGCATGGAGTCCAGGCGGAAACTGTGAATAAGGTCAAGGAAGGCCGCCCACATATCGTGGACCATATCAAAAACGGGCAGGTGGCGTTAGTTGTGAACACGGTACGCACCGCGTCGGCCCATGCCGATTCCTTATCGATCCGTCGGGAAGCCTTGAATAAAGGGCTGGCATACTATACGACCATACGGGGCGCACGAGCGGCAGTCATGGGCATTGAAGCGATTCTCAAGACAGAGCTGACCATTCGGTCGTTGCAGGAATATCACCACCACTCATAG
- the greA gene encoding transcription elongation factor GreA, with amino-acid sequence MPTPITRKGHEALQAELDRLRKVERAKNIEAIAEARAHGDLSENAEYDAAKERQGFIESRIIELGSKLADARIIETAGRVSETIVFGATVLLIEQESQSKRQYTLVGQDEADMKVNRISIQSPVGKALIGKRVGDFVEVKTPVKMVEYEVVEIRFEEL; translated from the coding sequence ATGCCGACACCGATCACGAGAAAGGGACATGAGGCACTTCAGGCAGAACTTGATCGTCTTCGCAAAGTCGAGCGTGCCAAAAATATCGAAGCCATCGCTGAAGCGCGCGCCCATGGCGACCTGAGCGAGAATGCAGAATACGATGCTGCTAAAGAACGCCAGGGATTTATCGAATCGCGTATCATTGAGCTTGGGTCGAAGTTAGCCGACGCTCGCATCATCGAAACGGCCGGGCGGGTTTCCGAGACGATCGTGTTCGGCGCGACCGTGCTCCTCATCGAGCAGGAGTCGCAGTCGAAGCGGCAGTACACGCTGGTAGGACAGGATGAAGCCGATATGAAAGTGAACCGGATCTCCATTCAGTCTCCGGTCGGCAAGGCGTTGATCGGCAAGCGTGTCGGCGATTTCGTCGAGGTCAAGACACCGGTGAAGATGGTTGAATACGAGGTGGTGGAGATCCGTTTCGAGGAGCTCTAG
- a CDS encoding SAM-dependent chlorinase/fluorinase translates to MPHPPGLITLLTDFGDRDSFVASMKGVILTINPHVSCVDLSHHVPRHSVEDAAYLLNSCYRYFPKGTVHVAVVDPGVGSARRALIAKSEQYFFLAPDNGLLTHILADNSEMEVREIENKDYRLPSAGHTFDGRDLFAPAAAWLTKQQPFESFGRLVTDCKIFTIPTPTWEGKALVGEIIHVDRFGNLISNLTRQHLEEVRAVTKGRQLSIRIGTQAIEGLMASYSEGTAEQPFALMNSDGNLEIFVKEASAADLLKAGRGARIEFS, encoded by the coding sequence GTGCCGCATCCTCCTGGGCTCATCACGCTGTTGACCGATTTCGGCGATCGGGACTCGTTCGTGGCGAGCATGAAGGGGGTAATCCTCACCATCAATCCCCACGTCTCCTGCGTCGATCTCTCGCATCATGTGCCACGCCATTCTGTCGAAGACGCCGCCTACCTCCTGAATTCCTGCTATCGCTATTTCCCCAAGGGCACAGTGCATGTGGCCGTCGTCGATCCAGGCGTCGGCAGCGCGCGGCGTGCCCTCATCGCCAAGAGTGAGCAGTACTTCTTTTTGGCTCCCGACAACGGACTCTTGACGCATATTCTTGCCGACAACAGCGAGATGGAAGTGCGTGAGATCGAGAACAAGGACTATCGGCTGCCATCGGCAGGCCACACCTTCGATGGCCGCGACCTCTTCGCCCCTGCTGCAGCCTGGCTGACCAAGCAACAGCCGTTCGAATCATTCGGGCGACTCGTCACCGACTGCAAGATTTTTACGATCCCGACACCGACCTGGGAAGGCAAGGCCTTGGTGGGGGAGATCATCCACGTGGATCGATTCGGCAATCTTATTTCTAACCTGACCCGGCAGCATCTCGAAGAAGTGCGAGCAGTCACGAAGGGCCGACAGCTGTCCATTCGGATCGGGACGCAGGCCATCGAAGGTCTGATGGCTAGCTATAGCGAAGGGACAGCGGAGCAGCCGTTCGCGCTCATGAATAGCGATGGGAATCTGGAAATTTTCGTGAAGGAAGCCTCCGCCGCAGATCTTCTCAAAGCGGGGAGAGGGGCGCGAATTGAATTCTCGTGA
- a CDS encoding DUF4238 domain-containing protein, translated as MSVNSHFIPQFLLKGFAFRQKGGQAYVHVFRKGCAPFSPNTKGVAAPRNFYGDETVEQTLAVIETQFSMLVQRLREGDCASNTKPLIDRFVAHSLIRTQAFRDGVHDIGTTVLKEGFQEFLNPEYTPQLLAKLVEDAMSEPAVRDMLAAAPPEVRPVIETKMREILLHPDMHEKLRQMILPNLNAIDTAASARSAQRQALEDDRNLDKRVRDLGEITWSIETYKAHALILGDIGPLVRDDESGEWGRIFHGMPQMIWFPLSNHSLLIGKASGSATRPDFEEVNLASAENSIEFFVASQRTQREDEYQRRIGSRIDRTTSEQLSELKRTVREYLTTPGGALTTES; from the coding sequence ATGTCTGTGAATTCTCATTTCATACCGCAGTTCTTGCTCAAGGGGTTCGCTTTTCGTCAAAAAGGAGGGCAGGCTTATGTCCACGTATTTAGAAAGGGCTGCGCCCCATTTTCACCGAACACAAAGGGAGTTGCTGCTCCAAGAAATTTCTACGGAGATGAGACCGTAGAGCAAACTCTTGCAGTGATAGAGACTCAGTTCAGCATGTTGGTCCAGCGTCTCCGCGAAGGAGATTGTGCATCAAACACCAAGCCGCTAATTGATAGATTTGTTGCGCATTCCCTTATCAGAACTCAAGCATTCAGGGATGGCGTCCACGATATTGGGACAACCGTTCTGAAGGAGGGCTTTCAAGAGTTTCTTAACCCAGAATATACCCCGCAACTACTAGCCAAACTCGTCGAAGATGCCATGAGCGAACCAGCCGTCAGAGATATGCTGGCAGCAGCTCCTCCTGAGGTTCGCCCGGTGATCGAAACCAAAATGCGCGAAATACTTCTTCACCCTGACATGCACGAGAAGCTTCGCCAAATGATACTCCCGAACCTTAATGCTATAGATACGGCAGCATCCGCACGATCGGCCCAGCGACAAGCCCTAGAAGACGATCGCAATCTCGATAAACGCGTACGCGATTTAGGAGAGATAACTTGGAGCATCGAGACCTATAAGGCCCATGCTCTAATTCTCGGTGATATTGGACCGCTTGTACGGGATGATGAGTCAGGGGAATGGGGGCGAATATTTCATGGCATGCCGCAAATGATCTGGTTCCCATTATCGAATCATTCTCTTTTGATTGGCAAAGCATCCGGGAGCGCAACAAGACCTGATTTTGAAGAGGTTAATTTAGCCTCTGCAGAAAACAGCATTGAGTTTTTTGTCGCGAGCCAACGAACCCAGAGGGAAGACGAGTATCAAAGACGAATTGGTTCGCGGATAGATCGTACTACCTCAGAGCAGCTCTCAGAATTGAAACGAACTGTCCGGGAATATCTGACAACTCCTGGAGGAGCACTGACAACCGAATCCTAG